A single window of Jiangella alkaliphila DNA harbors:
- a CDS encoding endonuclease/exonuclease/phosphatase family protein, with product MTVIGTWNLENLFRPGDEDGRPPDQATYEAKLEALAGTIDRMAPDVLGVQEIGESVALDDLVERLAGDWTTHVSAHPDPRGIRNAVISRLPVEETEDLVAYADGVGPVRASDGGALSTEMGRGAFRVRVRTAGGGTVDVVTCHLKSKLLSYPGGRFNPRDESERARYGAFALYRRAAEAATVREWANTLLDGDGQDRSLVVCGDLNDEPGAATTQILLGPGGSEIGTPGQNQPDQGDAWRLWNTAPLIPEARRYSRIYRGRGELIDHVLISHRLLQRVETVDSLVDRGLPSVTDDPRPRAAAEDSDHAPVVATFSD from the coding sequence GTGACCGTCATCGGCACGTGGAATCTGGAGAATCTGTTCCGGCCCGGCGACGAGGACGGCCGGCCGCCGGACCAGGCGACGTACGAGGCGAAGCTCGAGGCGCTGGCCGGCACCATCGACCGCATGGCGCCGGACGTGCTCGGCGTGCAGGAGATCGGCGAGTCCGTCGCGCTGGACGACCTCGTCGAGCGGCTGGCCGGCGACTGGACCACGCACGTGTCCGCCCACCCGGACCCGCGCGGCATCCGCAACGCCGTCATCTCGCGGCTGCCGGTCGAGGAGACCGAGGACCTGGTCGCGTACGCCGACGGCGTGGGCCCGGTCCGCGCGTCCGACGGTGGCGCGCTGTCGACGGAGATGGGCCGCGGGGCGTTCCGGGTTCGCGTGCGGACGGCCGGCGGCGGCACCGTCGACGTCGTCACGTGTCACCTCAAGTCCAAGCTGCTCAGCTACCCCGGCGGCCGGTTCAACCCGCGCGACGAGTCCGAGCGGGCCCGCTACGGCGCGTTCGCGCTGTACCGGCGCGCGGCCGAGGCGGCCACCGTCCGCGAGTGGGCGAACACGTTGCTCGACGGCGACGGGCAGGACCGCTCGTTGGTGGTCTGCGGCGACCTCAACGACGAGCCGGGTGCCGCGACGACGCAGATCCTGCTCGGCCCGGGTGGCTCGGAGATCGGCACGCCCGGCCAGAACCAGCCGGACCAGGGCGACGCGTGGCGGCTGTGGAACACCGCGCCGCTGATCCCGGAGGCGCGCCGGTACAGCCGCATCTACCGCGGCCGCGGCGAGCTGATCGACCACGTGCTCATCTCGCACCGGCTGCTCCAGCGGGTCGAGACGGTCGACAGCCTGGTCGACCGCGGGCTGCCGTCCGTCACCGACGACCCGCGTCCGCGGGCCGCGGCCGAGGACTCCGACCACGCGCCCGTCGTCGCGACCTTCAGCGACTGA
- a CDS encoding MFS transporter: protein MTTEVLTRPERGTVAHGTGFWLTAYAFTVTMAFSAVPTPLYVDYQQRDQFSAATVTVVFAVYALGVAASLLLVGHVSDRFGRRRVLVPAVLVSVLAGFVFLSWSTLPGLLLARVLTGFAVGAITATATVHLAELHRAARPEAGRRRAEIVAVAANLGGIGLGPLVSGLLADVAADPLRLPYLVVTVLLVFAAIGLSLVPETAPVLDPPGPYRPQRVRVPAGERGLYYAAALTAFTALAVFGLFTSVTPTLLSDLLDAPSHALTGAVVFVTFAAGATGQVLLAGRPPRGTLTTGAGLVAAGLSVLAVSVYASSLAGFVLGGVVASAGAGLLFAAGVAVVAGLAGASGRAEALAGLFLAGYIGLAVPVLGLGLASRAFGLTGALVAFVVVVVALGVGSALVARRRLR from the coding sequence ATGACCACCGAGGTCCTGACCCGGCCCGAGCGCGGGACCGTCGCGCACGGCACCGGGTTCTGGCTCACCGCCTACGCGTTCACCGTCACGATGGCGTTCTCGGCCGTCCCGACGCCGTTGTACGTCGACTACCAGCAGCGCGACCAGTTCTCCGCCGCCACTGTCACGGTCGTGTTCGCCGTCTACGCGCTCGGCGTGGCGGCCAGCCTGCTGCTCGTCGGCCACGTCTCGGACCGGTTCGGCCGCCGCCGGGTGCTGGTGCCGGCGGTGCTGGTGTCCGTGCTGGCCGGCTTCGTGTTCCTGTCCTGGTCGACGCTGCCCGGCCTGCTGCTGGCCAGGGTGCTCACCGGGTTCGCCGTCGGCGCGATCACCGCGACCGCGACCGTCCACCTCGCCGAGCTGCACCGGGCCGCCCGCCCGGAGGCCGGTCGGCGGCGGGCCGAGATCGTCGCCGTCGCGGCGAACCTCGGCGGCATCGGGCTCGGGCCGCTGGTGTCCGGGCTGCTGGCCGACGTCGCCGCCGACCCGCTGCGGCTGCCGTACCTGGTCGTCACCGTGCTGCTGGTGTTCGCGGCGATCGGGCTGTCGCTGGTGCCGGAGACCGCGCCGGTGCTGGACCCGCCCGGGCCGTACCGGCCGCAGCGGGTCCGGGTGCCGGCGGGCGAGCGTGGGCTGTACTACGCGGCGGCGCTGACGGCGTTCACGGCGCTGGCGGTGTTCGGGCTGTTCACGTCCGTCACGCCGACGCTGCTGAGTGACCTGCTGGACGCGCCGTCGCACGCGCTGACCGGCGCGGTCGTGTTCGTGACGTTCGCCGCCGGGGCGACCGGTCAGGTGCTGCTGGCCGGCCGTCCACCGCGGGGGACGCTGACGACGGGCGCGGGTCTCGTCGCGGCGGGGCTGAGCGTGCTGGCGGTGTCCGTGTACGCGTCGTCGCTGGCCGGGTTCGTGCTGGGCGGGGTCGTGGCGAGCGCCGGGGCCGGACTGCTGTTCGCCGCCGGAGTCGCCGTCGTCGCCGGGCTGGCCGGGGCGTCCGGACGGGCCGAGGCGCTGGCCGGGCTGTTCCTTGCCGGCTACATCGGCCTGGCGGTGCCCGTGCTCGGGCTGGGGCTGGCGAGCCGGGCGTTCGGGCTCACCGGCGCGCTGGTCGCGTTCGTGGTGGTCGTCGTCGCACTCGGCGTGGGATCGGCTCTGGTCGCGCGGCGCCGGCTCCGCTAG
- a CDS encoding FAD-dependent oxidoreductase, protein MSAPEPTRRTVLGAAGAGALWLAAGAPTAAASPPAAAEAVVGPGEHPGLRYWYPVPRDPGVVRTDVCVYGGTSAGVTAAVRAAQAGRSVALVVFGRHLGGLSSAGLGATDTGRIESIGGLSREFYRRLGAHYGRPESFTFEPHVAEQTFDAWVEEEGVDVYRDHRLEDVRLTGDRIHSLRTENGKVFVAKAFIDASYEGDLMAAAGVSYTVGREANATYGETLNGVQFRSGHQFQRQIDPYVVPGDPASGLVPGVVADPPGSTGEGDDRIQAFNFRVCLTRAADRRPFPQPPNYDAQRYELLLRYLQAGVWDAMRLNTPMPNGKTDMNNNGAVSTDNIGRNYAWPDAGHATREAIFQDHVTYQQGLLWFLANDPRVPEAIRAEVNGWGLTNDEFAGTGGWSHELYIREARRMVADYVITEHDCRWTVAAPDPIALASYTMDSHNCARVVVGGFARNEGDVQVPPAGPYGISYRAIVPARGECTNLLVACAISASHIAFGSARMEPVFMATGHAAAVAADLALSAGVAVQDVHYPTLRQRLRAEQMVLTWPPNAGVLAFDAPGELRPGAAGDVTVTFVNEEVATVTGVRLVLAAPAGWTVTPSTPVDAEAVEPGEEFEATWRVTAPAPAEPVTQSALEATVTYSGGVSHSAAHVVAVAEPVQAPLQTAASTRAHFGQRGARLAILGNGADLWTGIDQYGAIFHDGAAGPATTATVTVVSQEATDPNARAGLVFRNDLRAAGTSTGYVALVVKPENGLLLLWDADGSGTVESVLRAVLTPSPYPVHLRLTREGQRFHGSYSLDGTTWQAIGSIDLPTAAATQDVGVLSCAHVQDRLGLAVFENLTLT, encoded by the coding sequence ATGTCCGCTCCCGAACCCACCCGACGCACCGTGCTCGGCGCCGCCGGCGCCGGCGCGCTCTGGCTCGCCGCGGGCGCGCCCACGGCCGCGGCGTCGCCCCCGGCCGCGGCCGAGGCCGTCGTCGGGCCGGGCGAGCACCCCGGGCTGCGCTACTGGTACCCCGTCCCCCGCGACCCGGGCGTCGTGCGCACCGACGTGTGCGTCTACGGCGGTACCTCGGCCGGGGTGACAGCGGCGGTCCGGGCCGCGCAGGCGGGCCGCAGCGTCGCGCTGGTGGTGTTCGGCCGGCACCTGGGCGGCCTCAGCTCGGCCGGGCTGGGCGCGACCGACACCGGGCGGATCGAGTCGATCGGCGGGCTGAGCCGCGAGTTCTACCGGCGCCTGGGGGCGCACTACGGCCGCCCCGAGTCGTTCACGTTCGAGCCGCACGTGGCGGAGCAGACCTTCGACGCCTGGGTGGAAGAGGAAGGCGTCGACGTCTACCGCGACCACCGGCTCGAGGACGTCCGGCTGACCGGCGACAGGATCCACTCGCTGCGCACCGAGAACGGGAAGGTGTTCGTCGCGAAGGCGTTCATCGACGCCAGCTACGAGGGCGACCTGATGGCGGCGGCCGGCGTCAGCTACACCGTCGGCCGCGAGGCGAACGCGACCTACGGCGAGACGCTCAACGGCGTCCAGTTCCGCTCCGGTCACCAGTTCCAGCGCCAGATCGACCCGTACGTGGTCCCGGGCGACCCGGCCAGCGGCCTCGTCCCGGGCGTCGTCGCGGACCCGCCGGGCAGCACCGGCGAGGGCGATGACCGCATCCAGGCGTTCAACTTCCGCGTCTGCCTGACGAGGGCGGCCGACCGGCGCCCGTTCCCGCAGCCGCCGAACTACGACGCACAGCGCTACGAGCTGCTGCTGCGCTACCTCCAGGCCGGCGTCTGGGACGCGATGCGGCTGAACACGCCGATGCCGAACGGCAAGACCGACATGAACAACAACGGCGCGGTCAGCACGGACAACATCGGCCGCAACTACGCCTGGCCGGACGCCGGCCACGCTACCCGCGAGGCGATCTTCCAGGACCACGTGACCTACCAGCAGGGCCTGCTCTGGTTCTTGGCCAACGACCCGCGGGTGCCGGAGGCGATCCGGGCCGAGGTCAACGGCTGGGGCCTGACGAACGACGAGTTCGCCGGCACCGGCGGCTGGTCGCACGAGCTGTACATCCGCGAGGCCCGCCGGATGGTCGCCGACTACGTCATCACCGAGCACGACTGCCGGTGGACGGTGGCCGCGCCGGACCCGATCGCGCTGGCCTCGTACACGATGGACTCGCACAACTGCGCCCGCGTGGTCGTGGGCGGGTTCGCCCGCAACGAGGGCGACGTGCAGGTACCGCCGGCCGGCCCGTACGGCATCTCCTACCGCGCCATCGTCCCGGCCCGCGGCGAGTGCACGAACCTGCTGGTCGCGTGTGCGATCTCGGCCTCTCACATCGCGTTCGGGTCGGCCCGCATGGAGCCGGTGTTCATGGCGACGGGGCACGCGGCGGCGGTCGCGGCCGACCTCGCACTCAGCGCCGGCGTCGCGGTGCAGGACGTCCACTACCCGACGCTGCGGCAACGGCTGCGCGCCGAGCAGATGGTGCTGACGTGGCCGCCGAACGCCGGCGTGCTCGCCTTCGACGCACCGGGTGAGCTGCGCCCGGGCGCCGCCGGCGACGTCACCGTCACGTTCGTCAACGAGGAGGTGGCGACGGTGACCGGCGTACGGCTCGTGCTGGCCGCCCCCGCCGGCTGGACGGTGACACCGTCGACGCCCGTGGACGCCGAGGCGGTCGAGCCGGGCGAGGAGTTCGAGGCGACCTGGCGGGTGACGGCGCCGGCGCCGGCCGAGCCGGTGACGCAGTCGGCGCTCGAGGCCACCGTGACGTACTCCGGCGGCGTCAGCCACAGCGCCGCGCACGTGGTCGCCGTCGCCGAGCCCGTCCAGGCGCCGCTGCAGACGGCTGCCTCGACGCGGGCGCACTTCGGGCAGCGCGGCGCCCGGCTGGCGATCCTCGGCAACGGCGCGGACCTGTGGACCGGCATCGACCAGTACGGCGCGATCTTCCACGACGGCGCGGCCGGCCCGGCGACGACGGCGACCGTCACCGTCGTCTCACAGGAGGCCACCGACCCCAACGCGCGGGCCGGGCTGGTGTTCCGCAACGACCTGCGCGCCGCCGGCACGTCCACCGGCTACGTCGCGCTGGTGGTCAAGCCGGAGAACGGGCTGCTGCTGCTCTGGGACGCCGACGGCAGCGGGACGGTCGAGTCGGTACTGCGCGCGGTGCTGACGCCGTCGCCGTACCCCGTCCACCTGCGGCTGACCCGCGAGGGGCAGCGGTTCCACGGCTCGTACAGCCTGGACGGCACGACGTGGCAGGCGATCGGCTCGATCGACCTGCCGACCGCGGCCGCCACCCAGGACGTCGGCGTGCTGTCGTGCGCACACGTCCAGGACCGGCTCGGCCTGGCCGTGTTCGAGAACCTGACGCTCACCTGA
- a CDS encoding FAD-dependent oxidoreductase, with the protein MPRQGPVLLTVEDDPAVSRAIARDLRRRYNSDHRVVRSESGADALEVLRELTLRGEATALILADYRMPGMNGIDFLEQAMDIVPQAKRVLLTAYADTDAAIRAVNDVDLDHYLVKPWDPPEEQLYPVLDELLDRWARDSRLGYDGIKLLGHQWSAETQQLKEFLASNQVPYQHLRGAEADAYQRTAGVADDELPALGLSDGVVLRRPGLRELAQRLGLSTHAGSPLYDLVVIGSGPAGLGAAVYGASEGLRTLLVDKVGVGGQAARSSRIENYLGFPQGVSGAELAQRAREQAVRFDVELVTAAAAVDVVAQGEGRVVKFDDGHEVTAHAVIIATGVWWTRLPAEGAEELSGRGVYYGAVAHEAHGCKGEDVYIVGAANSAGQAALHFANYANKVIMLVRGPDLRRRMSEYLVGRIENDPRIEVRTWTEVAATEGDGRLERILLTDTRSSVTETVPASRLFVFIGAEPPTAWLGEEFARDQRGFVLTGPALLDEDGRPPRNWPLARNPYHLESSVPGVFVAGDVRAESVKRVASAVGEGAMAVTLVHRYLEAT; encoded by the coding sequence GTGCCACGCCAGGGACCTGTGCTGCTGACCGTCGAGGACGATCCCGCGGTGAGCCGCGCCATCGCGCGCGACCTACGCCGCCGCTACAACTCCGACCACCGGGTCGTCCGGTCCGAGAGCGGGGCCGACGCCCTGGAAGTGCTGCGCGAGCTGACGCTGCGAGGTGAGGCCACCGCGCTGATCCTGGCCGACTACCGCATGCCCGGCATGAACGGCATCGACTTCCTCGAGCAGGCCATGGACATCGTGCCGCAGGCCAAGCGGGTCCTGCTGACGGCGTACGCCGACACCGACGCCGCCATCCGCGCCGTCAACGACGTCGACCTCGACCACTACCTCGTCAAGCCGTGGGACCCGCCCGAGGAGCAGCTGTACCCCGTCCTCGACGAGCTGCTGGACCGGTGGGCCCGCGACAGCCGGCTCGGGTACGACGGCATCAAGCTGCTGGGCCACCAGTGGTCGGCCGAGACGCAGCAGCTCAAGGAGTTCCTGGCCAGCAACCAGGTGCCGTACCAGCACCTGCGCGGGGCCGAGGCCGACGCCTACCAGCGCACCGCCGGGGTCGCCGACGACGAGCTGCCGGCGCTCGGCCTGTCCGACGGCGTCGTCCTGCGCCGGCCGGGGCTGCGCGAGCTGGCCCAGCGGCTGGGCCTGTCCACCCACGCCGGCAGCCCGCTCTACGACCTCGTCGTCATCGGCAGCGGCCCGGCCGGGCTCGGCGCGGCCGTGTACGGCGCCAGCGAGGGCCTGCGCACGCTGCTGGTCGACAAGGTCGGCGTCGGCGGGCAGGCGGCGCGCAGCAGCCGCATCGAGAACTACCTCGGCTTCCCGCAGGGCGTGTCCGGCGCCGAACTGGCCCAGCGGGCCCGCGAGCAGGCGGTCCGCTTCGACGTCGAGCTGGTCACCGCCGCGGCCGCCGTCGACGTCGTCGCGCAGGGCGAGGGCCGAGTGGTCAAGTTCGACGACGGCCACGAGGTCACCGCGCACGCCGTCATCATCGCCACCGGGGTCTGGTGGACCCGGCTGCCGGCCGAGGGCGCCGAGGAGCTGTCCGGCCGCGGCGTCTACTACGGCGCCGTCGCGCACGAGGCACACGGCTGCAAGGGCGAGGACGTCTACATCGTCGGCGCGGCGAACTCCGCCGGCCAGGCCGCGCTGCACTTCGCCAACTACGCGAACAAGGTGATCATGCTGGTCCGCGGCCCGGACCTGCGCCGCCGCATGTCTGAATATCTGGTCGGGCGCATCGAGAACGACCCCCGCATCGAGGTGCGCACGTGGACCGAGGTCGCCGCCACCGAGGGCGACGGCCGGCTCGAGCGCATCCTGCTCACCGACACCCGCAGCAGCGTGACCGAGACCGTGCCGGCGTCGCGGCTGTTCGTCTTCATCGGCGCCGAGCCGCCGACGGCCTGGCTCGGCGAGGAATTCGCGCGCGACCAGCGTGGTTTCGTCTTGACGGGTCCCGCCCTGCTCGACGAGGACGGACGTCCGCCGCGGAACTGGCCGCTCGCGCGCAACCCGTACCACCTGGAGTCGAGCGTCCCCGGCGTGTTCGTCGCCGGCGACGTCCGCGCCGAGTCGGTCAAGCGCGTCGCGTCGGCCGTCGGCGAGGGCGCCATGGCGGTGACCCTGGTCCACCGGTATCTGGAGGCGACGTGA
- a CDS encoding MarR family winged helix-turn-helix transcriptional regulator, producing MATDDDTGSPPPAYRLHYLLKRAHLQLAELVGQALEPYGIDPRELAALTLLTGDDALSQQDLARQLQVDRTTMVALVDRLEGLDLVRRRPDPDDRRKNVVELTEHGRRTGADATRAMDVVERDFLAAAPELVPAAFRDTLWSLSRDFRH from the coding sequence ATGGCCACCGACGACGACACCGGCTCGCCGCCGCCCGCCTACCGCCTGCACTACCTGCTCAAGCGGGCCCACCTGCAGCTGGCCGAGCTGGTGGGCCAGGCGCTGGAGCCGTACGGCATCGACCCGCGCGAGCTGGCCGCACTGACGCTGCTGACAGGCGACGACGCGCTGTCACAGCAGGATCTGGCCCGCCAGCTGCAGGTGGACCGGACGACGATGGTCGCGCTGGTCGACCGGCTCGAGGGGCTGGACCTGGTCCGCCGCCGGCCCGACCCGGACGATCGCCGGAAGAACGTCGTCGAGCTGACCGAGCACGGACGGCGGACCGGCGCCGACGCGACCCGGGCGATGGACGTGGTCGAACGGGACTTCCTGGCGGCCGCGCCGGAACTCGTCCCGGCCGCGTTCCGCGACACGCTCTGGTCGCTGTCCCGCGACTTTCGCCACTAG
- a CDS encoding LysR family transcriptional regulator, with protein sequence MELRQLEHFVLLADELHFTRAAGRLHIVQSALSASIRALESDLGTPLFHRSTKQVQLTEAGRALLPEARRTLRAAAVARETVAAVQGLTTGRLVVGFMQASYSYDLPDLLRRFHTAHPKVHLRLRQAPSAELVEGVRTARLDLAFVAIGDRPPGGVAVRILSAGPMPLACPPGHRFAAAGPVPLAEVAGEPFVDFGPGWGARTATDDLFRAAGLERLTAFEVNDIPLFTDLVGQGLGIGFVPPGVAAERARLEYVTVDPAPTWRVAVAHPPRELLSAAARAMLDLIR encoded by the coding sequence ATGGAACTCCGCCAGCTCGAACACTTCGTCCTCCTCGCTGACGAGCTGCACTTCACCCGGGCTGCCGGCCGGCTGCACATCGTGCAGTCGGCGCTGTCGGCGTCCATCCGCGCGCTCGAGTCCGACCTCGGCACGCCGCTGTTCCACCGCAGCACCAAGCAGGTGCAGCTCACCGAGGCCGGGCGGGCGCTCCTGCCCGAGGCCCGCCGGACGCTGCGGGCGGCCGCCGTGGCCCGCGAGACCGTGGCCGCGGTGCAAGGACTCACCACAGGGCGGCTGGTGGTCGGGTTCATGCAGGCCTCGTACAGCTACGACCTGCCCGATCTGTTGCGCCGGTTCCACACCGCGCACCCGAAGGTGCACCTGCGGCTGCGCCAGGCGCCCAGCGCCGAGCTGGTCGAGGGCGTCCGCACCGCCCGACTCGACCTCGCCTTCGTCGCGATCGGCGACCGGCCGCCGGGCGGCGTCGCTGTCCGCATCCTCAGCGCCGGGCCGATGCCGCTGGCCTGCCCGCCCGGGCACCGGTTCGCCGCGGCCGGGCCGGTGCCGCTGGCCGAGGTGGCCGGCGAGCCGTTCGTCGACTTCGGCCCCGGCTGGGGCGCTCGCACCGCGACGGACGACCTGTTCCGGGCGGCCGGGCTGGAACGGCTCACGGCGTTCGAGGTCAACGACATCCCGCTGTTCACCGACCTCGTCGGGCAGGGCCTCGGCATCGGCTTCGTCCCGCCCGGTGTGGCGGCCGAGCGGGCCCGGCTCGAGTACGTCACCGTCGACCCCGCGCCCACCTGGCGGGTCGCCGTCGCGCACCCGCCGCGCGAGCTGCTGTCGGCGGCGGCTCGGGCGATGCTCGACCTCATCCGCTGA
- the nhaA gene encoding Na+/H+ antiporter NhaA, with amino-acid sequence MATGQTPRSRRLTSPIREFIATQSSGAVVLLAATVVALVWANSPWPDSYEEFWQTELAIRLGDAELSLDIRHWVDDGLMALFFFVVGLEIRREFDMGELRERRRVATPVLAALGGMTVPALLYLAVNAGEGSAVHGWAIAMGTDTAFALGVLTLAGQRASPRTRTFVLTAVIVDDVVALTIIAVAYSEDVSIVALAVAVALFGVVLVLKHSGVRHGVPYFLVGTGIWLATLISGVHATLAGIALGLIASAFPPSREDLERVGAMWRLFREQPVPEYARTATRSLATAISPNERLQHLFHPWANYLIVPLFALANAGMVINGDVLREAATSPITLGIVLGLVVGKPVGIIGVTWLASRFGFPLTVPWPQLIGAGTIGGVGFTVSLLIAGIAFEGRELDDAKLGILAASILATLLSLLVFRLIGRLPQRARTAGQDRLAAPIVDLADPVDPEVDHIRGPVDGKVTLVEYGDFECPYCGRAEPVLRELTQAFGDDLTFVFRHLPLTDVHEHAQLAAEASEAAGKQGRFWELHDLLLTHQDALTYPDLLRYAEDLDLDVDRFARDLSSRHFALRVTRDVESAEQSGVAGTPTFFVNGVRHFGAYDLESLRAVISRELAAPRQAG; translated from the coding sequence ATGGCGACCGGGCAGACTCCGCGGTCCCGGCGGCTGACCTCGCCGATCCGCGAGTTCATCGCGACGCAGAGCTCCGGCGCGGTCGTGCTGCTCGCGGCGACCGTGGTGGCGCTGGTGTGGGCGAACTCGCCGTGGCCGGACAGCTACGAGGAGTTCTGGCAGACCGAGCTGGCCATCCGGCTCGGCGACGCGGAACTGTCGCTGGACATCCGCCACTGGGTCGACGACGGGCTGATGGCGCTGTTCTTCTTCGTCGTCGGGCTGGAGATCCGCCGCGAGTTCGACATGGGTGAGCTGCGCGAACGCCGCCGGGTGGCGACGCCGGTGCTGGCCGCGCTGGGCGGGATGACCGTGCCGGCGCTGCTCTACCTGGCCGTCAACGCCGGCGAAGGCTCGGCCGTGCACGGCTGGGCCATCGCGATGGGGACGGACACCGCGTTCGCGCTGGGTGTGCTGACGCTGGCCGGGCAGCGGGCGTCGCCGCGGACCCGGACGTTCGTGCTGACGGCGGTGATCGTCGACGACGTCGTGGCGCTGACCATCATCGCGGTCGCGTACTCCGAGGACGTCTCGATCGTGGCGCTCGCCGTCGCCGTTGCGCTGTTCGGCGTCGTGCTCGTGCTCAAGCACAGCGGGGTGCGCCACGGCGTGCCGTACTTCCTCGTCGGCACCGGCATCTGGCTGGCGACCCTCATCTCCGGCGTGCATGCGACGCTGGCCGGCATCGCGCTCGGGCTGATCGCGTCGGCCTTCCCGCCGTCGCGCGAGGACCTGGAACGCGTCGGCGCGATGTGGCGGCTGTTCCGCGAGCAGCCGGTGCCCGAGTACGCCCGCACCGCCACCCGCTCGCTCGCGACCGCGATCTCGCCGAACGAGCGGCTGCAGCACCTGTTCCATCCGTGGGCCAACTACCTGATCGTGCCGTTGTTCGCGCTGGCCAACGCCGGCATGGTGATCAACGGCGACGTGCTGCGCGAGGCGGCGACGTCGCCGATCACGCTGGGCATCGTGCTCGGGCTGGTGGTCGGGAAGCCGGTCGGCATCATCGGGGTGACGTGGCTGGCCAGCCGGTTCGGCTTCCCGCTGACTGTGCCGTGGCCGCAGCTGATCGGCGCCGGGACGATCGGCGGCGTCGGCTTCACCGTCTCGCTGCTGATCGCCGGCATCGCCTTCGAGGGCCGCGAGCTCGACGACGCCAAGCTCGGCATCCTCGCCGCGTCGATTCTCGCCACGCTGCTCTCGCTGCTGGTGTTCCGGCTGATCGGACGGCTGCCGCAGCGGGCCCGGACGGCCGGGCAGGACCGGCTGGCCGCGCCGATCGTCGACCTCGCCGACCCGGTCGACCCCGAGGTCGACCACATCCGCGGGCCGGTGGACGGCAAGGTCACGCTGGTCGAGTACGGCGACTTCGAGTGCCCGTACTGCGGCCGGGCCGAGCCGGTGCTGCGCGAGCTGACCCAGGCCTTCGGCGACGACCTGACGTTCGTGTTCCGGCACCTGCCGCTCACCGACGTGCACGAGCACGCCCAGCTGGCCGCGGAGGCGTCGGAGGCGGCCGGCAAGCAGGGCCGGTTCTGGGAGCTGCACGACCTGCTGCTGACCCACCAGGACGCGCTCACCTACCCCGACCTGCTCCGTTATGCCGAGGACCTGGACCTGGACGTCGACCGGTTCGCCCGCGACCTGTCGTCGCGCCACTTCGCCCTGCGGGTGACCCGCGACGTCGAGAGCGCCGAGCAGAGCGGCGTCGCCGGCACGCCGACGTTCTTCGTCAACGGCGTGCGGCACTTCGGCGCCTACGACCTGGAGTCGCTGCGCGCCGTCATCAGCCGCGAGCTCGCGGCGCCGCGGCAGGCGGGCTGA
- a CDS encoding DUF2630 family protein: protein MQEDDIRSRINALVEDEHDLRQRLQAGEISTDDEHARLRQVEEQLDQCWDLLRQRRARVEAGQNPDEAAARPVDEVEKYLQ, encoded by the coding sequence ATGCAGGAAGACGACATCAGGAGCAGGATCAACGCGCTGGTCGAGGACGAGCACGACCTGCGCCAGCGGCTGCAGGCCGGTGAGATCTCGACCGACGACGAGCACGCCCGGCTGCGTCAGGTCGAGGAGCAGCTGGACCAGTGCTGGGACCTGCTGCGCCAGCGCCGCGCCCGGGTCGAGGCCGGGCAGAACCCCGACGAGGCCGCCGCCCGGCCCGTCGACGAGGTGGAGAAGTACCTCCAGTAG